From Vagococcus jeotgali, one genomic window encodes:
- a CDS encoding PRD domain-containing protein has translation MEIETDRIEKIFHTKDYADSKNIDKLLEEIPVEIFEITNDVIEYGKVLLNKDVSDSLLLSLSDHIHTVLKRMKDGMTIINPNIWEIKRYYPDEYLVGKKALELIEEKTEISLPEDEVGFIAVYFVNATMYDKPDEIYSVMTLIQEISTIIKYHFKKDFDEESIYYYRFITHLKFFSQRLFENKQADSQNQGDLFEILKDKYINSYECVTLIDKLLQDKYQYALSKDEMLYLIIHIERLIYTSDV, from the coding sequence ATGGAAATAGAAACTGATCGCATCGAAAAAATATTCCATACAAAGGATTATGCAGATTCTAAAAATATTGACAAATTACTTGAAGAAATCCCAGTAGAAATTTTTGAGATAACCAATGATGTGATTGAGTACGGTAAAGTATTATTAAATAAAGATGTGAGTGATAGTTTACTTCTATCTTTAAGTGATCATATCCATACTGTTTTAAAAAGAATGAAGGATGGTATGACCATTATTAACCCTAATATATGGGAAATTAAACGTTACTACCCTGATGAGTATTTAGTGGGGAAAAAAGCTTTAGAGCTCATAGAGGAGAAGACAGAAATATCGCTTCCAGAAGATGAGGTAGGTTTTATTGCAGTTTATTTTGTAAATGCCACAATGTATGATAAGCCAGACGAAATATATAGCGTCATGACTCTCATCCAAGAAATTTCTACAATCATAAAATATCATTTTAAAAAAGATTTTGATGAAGAATCTATCTACTACTATCGTTTTATTACACATCTTAAGTTCTTTAGCCAACGATTATTTGAAAATAAACAAGCTGATAGTCAAAATCAGGGAGATTTATTTGAAATCTTAAAAGATAAATATATTAATTCTTATGAGTGTGTGACATTAATTGATAAATTATTACAAGATAAGTATCAATATGCTTTATCAAAAGACGAGATGTTGTATTTAATTATTCATATTGAGCGGTTGATCTATACATCTGATGTGTAA
- a CDS encoding CAT RNA binding domain-containing protein, whose translation MVIEKIINNNVVFSKDKSGKEIVVAGKGIAFQKKSVWK comes from the coding sequence GTGGTTATTGAAAAAATCATAAACAATAATGTTGTTTTTTCAAAAGATAAATCGGGAAAAGAGATTGTTGTAGCTGGAAAGGGAATTGCTTTTCAAAAAAAATCGGTATGGAAATAG
- a CDS encoding glycoside hydrolase family 1 protein, translated as MSYPKNFLWGGAIAANQAEGAWDIDGKGESICDHKRGGSLKKQRVFDKVILEDEYYPSHEAVDFYHHYKEDIAMFGEMGFKVFRLSIAWSRIFPNGDETEPNEAGLAFYDKVFDECIKHGIEPLVTLSHFEMPYHLVKEYNGFSDRRVIDFFLNYTTTVMERYKDKVKYWLTFNEINFATMPFGGLTVLGIQNENDEDNMALRFQALHNTFIASAKTVVEGHKINSEFKIGCMLAHMTFYPLTPNPEDMLLVQQWDNLLNNFCGDVQVKGKYPYFMSEYFKDNNIDIVFEESDKELLKEGKVDFYSFSYYSTNCASIDQGREMTMGNLMGGIKNPYLEASEWGWQIDPTGLRYTLNKLYDRYEVPLMVVENGLGAVDVVEEDGSIIDDYRIDYLREHVIAMNEAIEDGVDLFGYTMWGCIDLVSAGTGEMKKRYGFIYVDKDNNGEGTLKRSKKKSFNWYKKVIASNGVDIA; from the coding sequence ATGAGTTATCCAAAGAATTTTTTATGGGGCGGTGCGATTGCTGCCAATCAAGCAGAAGGAGCTTGGGATATTGACGGCAAGGGTGAGAGTATTTGTGATCATAAACGTGGTGGGAGTTTAAAAAAACAACGAGTTTTCGATAAAGTAATCTTAGAAGATGAGTATTACCCAAGTCATGAGGCTGTTGATTTCTATCATCATTATAAAGAAGATATTGCTATGTTTGGTGAGATGGGCTTTAAAGTGTTCCGTTTATCAATTGCTTGGAGTCGTATTTTTCCAAATGGGGATGAGACTGAGCCTAATGAAGCAGGTTTAGCCTTTTATGATAAAGTTTTTGATGAGTGTATCAAACACGGTATCGAACCTTTAGTTACTTTAAGCCATTTTGAGATGCCTTATCATCTAGTTAAAGAATATAACGGATTTTCAGACCGTCGTGTTATTGACTTTTTCTTAAATTATACAACCACAGTGATGGAGCGTTATAAAGACAAAGTGAAATATTGGCTAACCTTTAATGAAATTAACTTTGCTACCATGCCATTTGGTGGTCTAACAGTGTTAGGTATTCAAAATGAAAATGATGAAGATAATATGGCATTACGCTTCCAAGCGCTACATAATACCTTTATTGCCAGTGCAAAAACAGTAGTAGAAGGTCATAAAATCAATTCTGAGTTTAAAATTGGTTGCATGTTAGCTCACATGACCTTCTATCCTTTAACACCAAACCCAGAAGATATGTTACTTGTACAACAATGGGATAATTTATTAAATAATTTCTGTGGTGACGTGCAAGTGAAAGGGAAATACCCATATTTTATGAGTGAATACTTTAAAGATAACAATATTGATATTGTGTTTGAAGAAAGTGATAAAGAACTTCTGAAAGAAGGTAAAGTCGATTTTTATTCATTCTCATATTACTCAACAAATTGTGCTTCTATTGATCAAGGTAGAGAAATGACAATGGGTAACTTGATGGGTGGCATTAAAAATCCATATCTAGAGGCAAGTGAATGGGGTTGGCAAATTGACCCTACAGGACTTCGCTATACTCTAAATAAATTATATGACCGTTATGAGGTTCCTTTAATGGTTGTTGAAAATGGTTTAGGGGCAGTTGATGTAGTGGAAGAAGATGGTTCAATCATTGATGATTACCGTATTGATTATTTAAGAGAACATGTGATTGCAATGAACGAGGCAATTGAAGATGGTGTTGATTTATTCGGTTATACTATGTGGGGATGTATTGACTTGGTTTCTGCTGGAACTGGAGAAATGAAAAAGCGTTACGGATTTATCTATGTTGACAAAGATAATAATGGAGAAGGGACGCTAAAACGTAGTAAGAAAAAATCATTTAATTGGTATAAAAAAGTGATTGCATCAAATGGTGTGGATATTGCTTAA
- a CDS encoding beta-glucoside-specific PTS transporter subunit IIABC, which produces MEKYKQLSQNIIENVGGSENIVSLTHCITRLRFVLKDESIANDDVLKNMDGVVTVMKAGGQYQVVIGNHVPDVYKTVLEEAGISGESSDSDVQKQMNFKDKFFDLVSGIMMPSIAILSASGIIKGLNTLLAIFGLFSMESAYYVLFNAIGDAMFFFFPVFLGYNTAKKLKANPFLGLAIGAILCYPAINGVDLNFSGYTVNATYTSSVLPVILIVALAAPLERYLNKIIPDVVKTFIVPMIVMLICVPLGFLIIGPFANLIGLWLSMGLDVVIGFSPTLAGIIIGATWQILVIFGVHMVIIIPGMMNLLAGTPDSLMALLGSVSFAQTAVVFAIWLKTKDKTLKKIAFPAWISGIFGVTEPAIYGVTLPRIKMFVISCIGGAIGGGIVGFLNVRMYTMAGLGLFSLPGLIEPEAGSLSSLYGMLIAIVVSMVFSFVAAYVLYKDDVKEEIDEDKYFNPGSRVDKEIIVSPLKGHIMPLKDIADEAFSKELLGKGIAIKPSEGTVYAPCDGTVMTVFPTKHAIGLISDGGCEILIHLGMDTVKLDGKYFEAHVTSEQKVKKGDKLVSFDLEKITEAGYSMDTPIIVTNSADYFDIISMQKGSVNVGDDLLTCLLGESTAQTLATEGGR; this is translated from the coding sequence ATGGAAAAGTATAAGCAATTATCACAAAATATTATAGAAAATGTGGGTGGGTCTGAAAATATTGTTAGTCTAACCCACTGTATTACCCGTTTACGATTTGTCTTAAAAGATGAGTCTATTGCAAATGATGATGTTTTAAAAAATATGGACGGTGTCGTAACAGTTATGAAGGCTGGTGGACAATACCAAGTTGTTATTGGAAACCATGTACCAGATGTTTATAAAACCGTGTTAGAAGAAGCTGGTATTTCAGGTGAATCTTCAGATAGTGATGTTCAAAAGCAAATGAATTTTAAAGATAAATTCTTTGATTTAGTATCAGGAATTATGATGCCTTCTATTGCGATTTTATCAGCATCAGGGATTATCAAAGGATTAAATACCCTGTTAGCCATATTCGGCCTGTTCTCGATGGAGAGTGCTTACTACGTATTATTTAATGCTATTGGAGATGCTATGTTCTTCTTCTTCCCAGTTTTCTTAGGGTATAACACTGCTAAAAAACTAAAGGCTAATCCGTTTTTAGGTCTAGCTATTGGAGCAATTCTGTGTTATCCAGCAATTAATGGAGTGGATTTAAATTTTTCTGGTTATACGGTAAATGCTACATACACAAGTTCTGTACTACCAGTTATTTTAATTGTAGCACTAGCTGCTCCTCTTGAGAGATATCTAAATAAAATTATTCCAGATGTTGTCAAAACATTTATTGTGCCAATGATTGTGATGTTGATTTGTGTTCCTTTAGGATTTTTAATTATTGGACCGTTTGCTAATTTAATTGGATTATGGTTGAGTATGGGGTTAGATGTTGTTATTGGATTTAGCCCAACTCTTGCAGGGATTATTATTGGTGCAACATGGCAAATTCTTGTTATTTTTGGTGTACATATGGTTATCATTATACCAGGTATGATGAATCTTCTAGCTGGAACCCCTGACTCACTGATGGCATTACTTGGGTCTGTCTCCTTTGCGCAAACTGCGGTTGTATTTGCGATTTGGTTAAAAACAAAAGACAAAACACTAAAAAAAATAGCTTTTCCAGCTTGGATTTCAGGAATTTTTGGTGTTACAGAGCCAGCTATCTACGGTGTAACCTTACCACGAATTAAAATGTTTGTGATCTCATGTATTGGTGGTGCTATTGGTGGAGGAATTGTTGGGTTCTTAAATGTTAGAATGTATACAATGGCAGGTCTTGGATTGTTTAGTTTACCTGGACTAATTGAGCCAGAAGCAGGAAGTTTAAGTAGTTTATACGGCATGTTAATCGCCATAGTTGTATCAATGGTATTTTCTTTTGTCGCTGCTTATGTTCTATATAAAGATGATGTGAAAGAAGAAATAGATGAAGATAAATATTTTAATCCAGGTAGTCGTGTTGATAAAGAAATTATTGTCAGTCCTTTAAAAGGACATATTATGCCTTTAAAAGATATTGCTGACGAGGCTTTTTCTAAAGAATTATTAGGTAAAGGGATTGCCATTAAACCTAGTGAAGGCACTGTCTATGCTCCTTGTGATGGGACTGTGATGACAGTGTTTCCTACAAAACATGCTATTGGGTTAATTTCTGATGGTGGTTGTGAGATTTTAATTCACTTAGGAATGGATACAGTAAAACTTGACGGTAAATATTTTGAAGCTCATGTCACAAGTGAGCAAAAAGTTAAAAAAGGCGACAAGTTAGTCAGCTTTGATTTAGAAAAAATTACTGAAGCAGGCTATTCAATGGATACCCCGATTATTGTGACTAATTCTGCTGATTATTTTGATATTATTTCTATGCAAAAAGGTAGTGTTAATGTAGGGGATGATCTTCTAACTTGTTTATTAGGTGAATCAACTGCTCAAACATTAGCTACTGAAGGAGGAAGATAA